The genomic window GCATCCAGTGCAACTTTGAGTGGACTGTACCAGAGACCGTTGTAAACAATTTGGCTGTAAGTTTCTTCAATCCCACGTTTGTAATGGGTGACATCTGCCGTTAAAGTCAAGCTTTCTAAATCCCTATGTGCCTGAATTAGCACCAACATCGCGGGTGATTCGTAGATTTCCCGCGATTTGATCCCCACCAAACGGTTTTCAATCATATCGATCCGCCCGATACCGTGATTTCCTACCACCTGATTGAGTTGTTCAATTAGCTCAACTGGCTTATTAGCTATGCCATTGAGGGTTGTCGGAATACCACCGTGGAAACCAATTTCAATGTACTCTGGCTCATTGGGAGTGTGAGCGATCGCTTTGGTCATCTCATAAATTTCTTCTGGTGGCTCAAATGACGGATCTTCGAGTAAACCAGCTTCAATACTACGACCGAGCAAATTCTTGTCAATGCTGTAGGGAGAGGATTTTTTGACTGGTGAGGGGATACCAAACTTTTCCCCATAGGCGATCGTTTCTTCACGGCTCATTCCCCATTCTCTGGCTGGTGCGAGGATCTTTAGGTTGGGGTTGAGGGCGGTAACAGAGACATCAAAGCGAACCTGATCGTTACCTTTGCCGGTGCAACCGTGAGCGATCGCATCAGCACCATATTTTTCAGCGGTTTCTACTAATACCTTGGCAATTAGTGGACGGGCAAGGGCAGTTCCTAGAGGATAACGATTTTCATAGAGGGCATTGGCTTGAATCGCTCCAAAGGCGTAATCTTTAACGAAGCTGTCTTTGACATCCGCCACTAGGGATTCACTTGCACCCGATTTCAGAGCTTTTTCTCGAATTGGCTCTAATTCATCTCCCTGACCTAAATCTGCTGCTAGGGTAATCACCTCTTCCACACCCCACTCCTTTTTGAGGTAGGGGATGCAAACTGAGGTATCGACTCCGCCAGAATATGCCAGGACAACCTTTTTGGCGCGACCCATTAATTTCTCCAGTTAGGAAAACAAACAATGAGTCATTATTATATCTAAACTAATCCATGTATATTTTCTTTATGCAACAACCTATAGGCAGATTGTCAGCAAACTCAGACAGAAGAATCTGTATAGGCTAATTTGTGGTTAACTCTAATCGAAGTTTGCAAATAGAGCGATCGCCTATATATCAATACAGCGGATGCGACTAGATGAAGTACAGTATCTGTGCCTGAAAGCTAGATATAACTTTAAAAATATCAATTTTTACAATAGGAAATAATTCATGTATTATATATTACATATTTTATAAATGTAAGAAATTAGTAACAGGGTGGATAATTCCATCCTGTTTTAGATAGATGCAAATTAACTGCCTAACACTTTATTCTTGATAACTTGGTTCAAGCTTTTGTGCTTGATGACCTAGAAGATAGTTGCTTTTTGGCAAATAATACACCCAGTCCCAACACAGATAACCCAAGGGTAAAATTTGGCTCAGGAACGCTAGTGTAACTGATAATCTGAACATCATTCAGATCAATAAAATTGCCACTGTAAACTTCAAAAGTGCCCGGTGTAAATTGCAACCCTAATCCCTGTCCTTGGGGAATTTTTCCCGAAGAGTCGGTTAAAACTAACGCTAATGGATCATTTGCTTCAGTATAAGACTGGCCATTGTAAGTAGCAAAAATCTTTAACCCTTCTGCGATCGTTATTTGTTGGTCAGCAGCAGCTGCCTGGTCAAACGAAAAAGTGCCTGTCAGAGTTTTATTAGTGTTAGAGAAATGATAAGTGAGTTGTGCAGCCTGGACGGGCATAGTTTTTCCGACTGCAAAAATCAGAGCAGTTCCCATCGTTACAGCTGCTAATTTCTTGAAGATGGAGTCAGTCATTTTTTTGCTTGATAAAGAACAGGTACAAAAAGACTGAAATAGTTTTATGAAAGACGTGTAACACACGTCTCTGCAACACCAAGCTTTTCAATCAGTGTTCAGTGAAGGAGTGGATTAAATTCACTGACTCGTCAGCGCAGTTTTCATTGCCTTAAAGATATGGCTCTGATCAAGTACTCCTCGGACACCGGGCGCACTGTAAGTAGTATTAGAACTATCTTTGAACTTAACTTCTTTTCCCAGGTATTTAGTCAGAACTGATGCATAAGCACCTTGGTAGTAAACAGGTACAATCCTTCGGCTGTGACTACCCCAGAGGTATTTATAATTCGGATCAGACCCCCAAAAGTGACCAGCATCTTTAGAATTGTGCTTGTTGAAAGTGATGTCCTTGGCGTTATACTTCAAGCCCTTAGACTGATTTGGGTCAGGATTAGGAGTCAGCTTTGATACAAAGTCATTATTCAGAGTTAAATAGTGGTCATGGTCAGCAGTAACGAGTAGCAGGTTCTTGCTCCAACCACCATGATTGTTGATCCAGGTAATAACCTCTTGAACTGCTTTGTCAAAATCATTCATAGTACCAATCAGGTTATCCATGTTGTTGTCATGAGCACCCCAATCGATATCACCTCCCTCAATCATTAGCCAGAAGCCATCTTTGTCCTTACCTAAAACTTTAAGAGCAGCTTTGCTCAGATCAGCCAAAGTTGGATTTTCGTTAATCTCTCTGGCAATGAAGCTAGCATCAGTTTCACCAGCAGCCAGAGGACGCACAGTATCAGGTGCAGGAGCATTGGGAGCAATCGGGTTGCCTGCTGCATCAATGACAGGAACACAGTCCCCAGCAGTACCAGGAATGATTTGACCTGATGGACAGGGAGTTACAGTTTTAACAACAGAGCTATAGAGTGTGAAATTACTCAGACCTGTGGTGCTGTAGTCACCTTTAGAGGAACTGGTAGGAATATTGCCATCTTGTCCACGGGCACCGTATAGACCAAATAATTTACCTCCTTTATTTGGGTCAATTTTGGTTGCTGTGTCTAACAGTGCCTTAGTTGCATTCGGGCCACGTTCCAAAAAGTTATAGCCATAACGATTGGACGTAGGGTTAGCCTTCAAATACTCGTAGGTGTCTTGTGTGATATACGTATAGTTAAAAATTGGCCCTGTATTGGTTGTATTGCTAAAGTCCAAGGGATGACCACCACCCAACAAAACATTGGGCTGAAAGTTTAGCAATGTTTGCTGCAAAATGCTGTCTTGGTTGGTCTTGGTGGGATCATAAATACTGTCGTACTTGCTACGACGATTGACAAAAGAGGCAGCAGCACCGGGCGTTGCATGGCTAACAGGTACAGATGTTACCAGACCTGTAGACTTACCTTTTTCTTTGGCAATTTCCAGGATGGTTTTCAACCTCTTCTCGTAAATGTCTACTCCCATCGCGTTGTTATAGCTCTTTACGCCTGTATAAAGAGTGGTAGCGGTGTTAGCAGAGTCAGGATAACTGTGCTTGATGTACTCTTTGTCATATCCACCAGGAGTAGCAGGAGTTAAAGGAATCCAGGGAACGGGGCCTCCTTTACTTGTTTCATAACCTGTCAAGTTACCAGGTGAAAGGCTATTACCATCAGCGCGATCGCCAGGATTAAAAGGAGTAGGCTGGAATGAGAAGTTCGGACGAACAGGACTTGCAGCTGTAAGTGGATTAGACCCATCTAAGCCAGAGTTACCTGTGAGGTGTGGTTGATTTATTGGTTTAGCTGGTGTATTGCCCTGAATCGTTGTGCCATAAGTGGTCACTAATCCATATCCAGTTAAATTTTGAAAGCTCAGACCAGAGCCTTTCCCACTGGTGTAAAAGGGAGCGCCTTTGGCAAGGGCTGCGGCCCGTGCCATGTTCCAACCCATGCCATCACCAATCATGATAATCACGTTAATTCCATTACCAGCGGCCATAGTCGGCTGAAAAACAGAATTACCGAACATCAGCAGAATGGTACAGAAAAAGCCAGCCGTAGTCAAAGCTAGGAAGCGTCTGTACTTTCCTAAAAATGAAATCATTGCAGTATGCCTTCAGATTGATTGACCAATTAGTAGCTGTTAATACTCAGGATTTACGCAAAAATTCCCAAAAAGCTTAATTTATCGTAGACACGTAGTAGCTTGCCGCAGGCTACCGCCTTCTCTACGAGACACTTTGCCTTCACGTAGTGTCTGGTAGAGAAGAATTCGTAGAGTATGCGTAAGTTCTAATACTGATAAAAATTGGGTTCAAGATGATTATTCTCGAAGTTTGAGTGGGTAGCACTCACATCTGGTTGAGTAGAAGTTGTGACATGACTCTGGTTAGAGGCAGTAGCTGGTTGTTGATTCAATGTTCCCAAGAACAGCAGGATTGCCACAACTAAACCAGATATGAACCAAGCCAATGCACGTTTGTACTGTTTCATTACTGAAACGATTTTTGATTTTTGAATTAAAGTCATGATTAGCAAACCTCCTAGTAAATAAGTTATGCTTGTTAGACAATGGCTATGCTTTATAAGCATCATGTTTAAATCTGAATTATAAGTAAGCACAAAAACTAATTTATTTGATATATTTTTAGCCATTGCTTCAGGATGAATGTGTTTGATTTGCCGATAACATTAAAGCTATATCTTGGTTGAAAAAAGGATGAATGGGTATTTTTGAAGGGTATTTACAGCTAGTTAGCTGCAAAGTTACTTCAGTAATGTTAAAAGTTTTTTGCAGATGAGTTTGTAATTTATTGAGTAAGCGATCGCGTTCTTGGGCTGTTGTACATTTAACTGTCAAATCAGCGCAAAGCATTACCTGATTTAAGCTAATTGCCCAGATATGAAGTTTTTCTACTTGATCAACACCAGCAAAAGATTTGAGACATATTTCCACTTCATCTGGATCAATTGATTCTGGTGCATACTCCAAAAAAATTTTCAGGCTTTCTTGAACTAACGGTAAAGCACTTAAAGCAGTAAAAGTTGCAACTACTAAACTAATAACGATATCTGCCCACCACCAATCCCAAAGATGAACTGCTAAAGCAGCTATAATAACGCCAACAGAACTAGCAGTATCAGCGATGACATGAAGCAAAGCCCCCCGGAAGTTTAAGTCGTCGTGAGTGTGGGGATGAAGCAAAGTAATATTGAGTAAATTGACTATTAAACCTAATACTGCAATTCCTAACATTGGTAAGCCCAAAATTGTTGTTGGATGTTGCCAACGCCCAATAGCTTCCCAAGTAATAAAACTAGCGATCGCCAGCAAACCTAATCCATTCAACAAAGCTGCTAAAACTTCGATTCGTTGATGTCCGAATGTTGCCTGACTCTTAGCTGGTTGCCGTGCTAAGAAACTTGCAAATAGTGATATTAGCAAGGCTGTAATATCAGATAACATATGTCCGGCATCTGCTTGTAGAGATAAACTTTTACTCCACAAACCTACATTCCACTCAGCAACAAAAAAACAAACAAGTAAACCTAATGTTATCCATAACATTTTGGCTTTTTGCCGACTTACAACCACTTTTGTAAAAGTATTTTCGCATGTACATTCATCCCATCGAAGTGAAAGCATTACCCAAAAAAACCTTTAAATATACATTATTAGCCTGAAAAACATCCACCTCAAGATTTGTGATGAGTCTGTTTTGAATTTAGAATGCTACATCCTCACAAATTATCCTCAAATAGCCTGTGATTAAAGATTTTGGTTTACTATAGGACTCCTGATTTATAAACAATATTTCAGATAAAACCTTAATAAAACGTGCTTTTCAGTCTCAGGATATTTTCCAAATTAAAATCGTAGTCTTATATATATCTGGAAATTACTCACTATTTTTTTATTCTAGAGATACATAATAAATGCACAAATTTCTGAACACTATAATATATTTAAGACTATATAAAATTTATCCTGGTTAATTTAAGGAATGGTAATGTTTACGTTAAATGACAGTCCATATTATATTTATTTACACCCATCCACTTATGTATTGATTAACTAATAATTAACCCTTACTGTTTTTGTGACCAGAATCAGGTAAGGAACAGTGTCAGCGCTCCATCTGTCCTATCCTGGAGATGGGTAGATAATGTTGTGTGTGGGTGAAACTGTGTTTTTCAGCGTTGTAATACCGACTTATAATCGCCAACCGATTTTAGAAAAGTGCCTCCGCGCCTTGGAGATGCAGGAGTTGAGTAAGCCAAGTGCAGTTTCTGGTTACGAGATTGTCTTGGTGGATGATGGTTCTACTGATAGCACATTGGAGTGGTTGGCAGAACACAAAAAGGAATTTCCCCATGTGCGATGGTTTCAGCAAGACCATGCTGGACCAGCGGCGGCTCGGAATTTGGGGGTAGAACAGGCGCTGGGAGATACAATTATCTTTATTGATAGTGATTTAGTAGTGCTGGATAATTTCTTGCAAGCTCACGCAGATGCACTAATGCAGGGACAGGAGAAATTGAGGAGCGATCGCTTTTTCACTTACGGTGCAGTTATTAATACTTGTAATTTCGAGAATCCAACGGCTGAAGCCTACAAAGTCACAGATTTTTCAGCAGCTTTTTTTGCTACTGGAAATGTAGCAATTCCCAAACATTGGCTAGAGAAAGCAGGACTTTTTGACACCAGTTTTCAACTCTATGGCTGGGAAGATTTAGAATTAGGTGTGCGGCTGAAAAAACTAGGTTTGACACTAATTAAATGTCCAGAAGCCGTCGGCTATCACTGGCATCCACCATTTAAATTAGAGCAAATTCCCCGATTGATTGACCAAGAAATTCAACGCGGACGTATGGGAGTTTTGTTTTATCAAAAGCATCCCACATGGGAAGTGCGAATGATGATTCAAATGACTTGGTTGCATCGTTTACTTTGGGGAATTCTGTCACTCAATGGCGCACTTAATGAGCGGACAATGGCTCCATTTTTGCAATGGCTAATTAATTTAGGTAAACCTCAATTGGCTTTAGAGATTGCCCGAATTTTTCTTAACTGGTACAACGTGAAGGGTGTTTATGAAGCTTATGCTCAAATGCAGCAAGCATCGTGATTAAAAAGTAAGGAGCACAGAGTTAGGTATAACACACAAGTAAAATTACAAAATCCCTTTTCCTAATACCTTACGCTTCAAAACCAGTATCCGAGGTCTTGCTCCTGTACCTGAAAAACCTAAACCTTCGCGGAAGATTTCTGGCATATAAAATCGTGCCTCGCTATCCTTTTCCTTATCTTCGTAAATAACCCCCATTTCCTCTAGCATTCTTACTGTTGGCGAATCCATTTCAAACTGTTCTTTTCCAAAAGGAATTTTTCGTTCAGAAGGGGGATATTTAGGTAGTATTTCCTCAACCCAAGTTTTGAAAGATGGATATTCTTCTTTGGCTTCTTCCACCTTCTTTTCACTGCATGATTTAAGAGCGCGGCGAATAGCTTGAGGAGGTAAAATACGGCTAGTAGACCACTTTTCAAATTGCACTTCTTTAGTTCTTTCTACAGTAATATCGGCTGCGTGGTACAATAAACGAACAATATCTCTCGCCTGAAGCCTACCATTAAAATCTGTCAAAGCTGCAAATATCCAGGAAGCTGTATATGCTTCTTTCGAGTTATCTGAACCTAGCCTTTTACCCCATAATTTTTCTAATCGCTCTATAATATTCTGTTCATTTAAACTGCTAATCTCTGCTAGCGAGGCATCTATTACTTGAGACTGGCTACATATCCAAAAGACTAAACGCAAAAAAGAATTTTGATCCCAAGATAGATCATAAGAAAGGTAAAGATTTTCAAACTGTTTTAAGTTTTGAGTAATTGTATAACGCAGGAAATCACGGCGCAGAAAAATTATTATCCCAATATTAGACTGCCTAATTTCCGATAACCTCTTTGGCAAATCATCAATCAGAGCTTTTAAGGCAATTTTTTCTTGATTGCTGGATGCAATGTTTGGGAATATATCCTCTAATCCATCAAACAGAAAGATAATACGTAAGCCTCTATCTTTCAAATCACGATTTATGATGCTAAGAATATTATGAGTATGTGTTTCAGGATTCACACCTATAGCTTTTGCAATTTGACCAATCCAGAATTCCGTCCATTCTGGTTCACTCCAGTTTTCAGCCGCAATTGCTCTTTTAATTCTATCCACATATTCTGAAGGTAGAAACTCAGGAATAGTATCTTCCAAAGCTGATATTGCCTCGTTTCTAGCTTCGTTAATCACAATTTTTGCATTATCTTTAATGTTACTTGATTCAAGGAAAGGAAAGATATGTGTTTTTATTTGTGATTCCTGAATTGTATTATCTATACGATTTAAAAAACTTTCCCAGTATTTAAAACGTGACAACTGTATATAGTTAAACGTTTTTCCTGCACCTTTAGCTCCAATTGATACGACATGAGGTAATTCATCTCGAAAATTAGTCGCTAAATTCTTCAATGGTTCTGTTACTAATAAATCTTCTCCCCGCCCTTGTTCAGCATACTCATATTCCTGACACAAATCTCTGAGTCTACGAACCTCAACAATTCCTTGATGCTCTTTTGTAGATTTTGACTGCAATTCCTGATCATTGGTTATAAACAACTCTTCTTTAGCCCACTCCTTAGCTACATTCATCACTGAAGTTGGACTTAGTTTTAAACGCGCATCTTCCCAATTATTAATATATAGTAATTCTTGGGAAAAATAGGTTTCTTTTATATCCAATCTTGTAGCATATAAATTATCTTCTTCTGGCTGTAAATAAGCAGATTGCAATTGCACCAATGCATCATCAACCGCAGGTAATAATCTCAATTCTGGTGTTAGCATACTAATGATCAAAGACGGATCGTAATATCTTTCATCATTTACACTTGCCTCTGATGGTGCTACTCTAGCAATTTGTTCCAGAACAAGAGTTGTACCTCTCACAGATTGTCCGTTAATTGTTGTGACTAAAAACCTCTGAATTCTTGGGTCGAAAATTATGGGACTTGATATTTCACTTAAACCTGCTCTCAAATCAATTAATACATAGTCAGCACCAACAGCCTTACCTAAACTATGAATAGCATTACCGCATTCCCAAGCTCCATCTGGACTTCTTACCAAGTGTTCAGGCAGAATAGGTGTATCTAGTAGTTCTTCATCTTCAAGACAAGCAGGTAGAAAATAAACTGTTGATTTACCTTCGTACTTAGCAGATTTTTTAACTTCCCGTGCAAATAGTGAAAGTGCTTGTTCTCTTTCAATAGGAGAATAGTGGTAAACTTCAAGGAAATCAATGAAAGAAACTGCTGGTTGCTGTTTTTCAAAAGCGTTCCAATAAGTAAAACCAGGAGCTTCTAAATCAGCATCAATAACTAATACAGTTGTAGACCTATCTATTTCTTTAGCTCTATCTTGTAAAGCAAAAAGATGCGCTGCTAAATTCAATGTTCTACCAACACCACCTTTAAAGGAATAGAAAGCTACTAAAGTAGGTTTTTCAATATATGCTTCTGGAAGTTTAACTGGTTTTACTATTACCGTTTCTATTTCTGATTCCCTATCTAAATAAACAATTTCTTCCCAGAATGGACGCACATCAACATCAGTTTTGTAAACTTCTTCTCCAGAGAAAAATTCTACAGATAATGTAGCATCACCAAGGGTAAAATAAATCACAGATAACTCTTCTTGATACCAATCTTTGAACCATTCTTTTAAAGCATCCTCAGCATTTTCTCTATTTTCTTCACTAAGAATATATATTTCTAAAGCATCTGAGTAACAGCGAATTTTTACTACCCCTTCTGGTAATTTAGTACCATAATTAGTTTTATGTCCAATAGTTCTCTTTACATCAAGCCATGTGAGTAATTTTGGCGATTTTGGTGCATTCATACTCTTTCAATTTCTCCTACAATCCATTTTGATATTGCTAATAGCTTATTCTCTATATCTTCATCGCTTGCTTTTTGTTTTTGACTAACTATAGAAATTACTTTTCCTCCGTACCGCCACATTTGGTTAATCTGTCCACTATTTAATTTCCTCTCTTCCTTATTATTCCTATTATCGAATACTTCCCCAATAAATATTTCAGGTAGATTTAAAGACCCTCCTGCACCTAAACAGTCTAATAACTTATTTATATTATGTTGACATTCAGCAATATCTGTACACGAATCGCTACGCTTATACCCTTTCCTCTTCATTAAGATTGTCTTTAAACCACATTCAACGGCATAAAATAAGAGTAATCGATGGGCGTTAGTTCGAGATGTTTCCTGAAAATTTTTATAAGCACACAGATTTTGAAACCATGCTTTTTCCATTTCCCGATCTGTAAAAGGTATTGCCATTAAGGTATTTTTACTTCGCTTAAATACAAATTTACTCAGATATATTATGTCAAAATCGCCCCACCCATTAACCGCTCATACCGATACTTCAATTCTTCTTTCATCAAATGCCAACGCTCTAGGGTTGCATCCATCTCTATAATTTTCTCAGCTGATTGTCGTGCTAAAAGCAAAACTTCTTCATCTTCAACCAAGCTGGCTAACGTAAAATCTGGCACCCCAGATTGACGAGTTCCCAGTACTTGCCCTGGCCCACGAAAACGCATATCCATTTCAGATATGAAAAAGCCATCCTGAGATTGTTCCAACACCTTCAAGCGTTGTTGAGCATCAGGACTCCTAGAACTGCTCATCAACAGACAATAGGACTGAGCCGCGCCCCGACCGACACGCCCCCGCAGTTGGTGCAGTTGTGATAAGCCAAATCGCTCTGCATTTTCAATGAGCATTACTGTAGCATTAGGTACGTCTACACCAACCTCAACAACGGTAGTAGAAACTAGAACCTGCGTTTGGTTATCGCGGAATTTAGTAATCGCTTCATCCTTATCGGCTGAACTCATGCGACCATGCAGCAGCCCCACTTGAAAGTCGGGAAAAACGCTTTCCTGTAACTTTTGATGCTCCTCCACAGCCGATCGCAGATCCAGTTTTTCTGATTCTTCTACCAAGGGCAAAACCACGTAAACTTGTCTACCTTGAGCAATTTCTCGGCGGATGAGGTCGTAAGCATGGTTGCGTTGCTGACCTGACAAGACTGTTGTCTGAATCTTTTGTCGTCCTGGCGGTAACTCATCAATTTGGCTCACATCCAAATCCCCGTGTATCGTCAGAGCTAAGGTTCTGGGAATCGGGGTAGCTGTCATAGTTAACACATGGGGTTGCTCACCTTTTTGCTGTAAACGCGCCCGTTGTTCTACCCCAAAGCGATGCTGCTCATCAATCACCACTAACCCCAGTTGATGGAAGTTTACGGGGTCTTGAATCAATGCATGGGTTCCCACTAACAGGGGTAATTCACCAGTTCCTAACTGAGAATGTATTTGTCTTCGTTTAGCTGTTTTAGTGGAACCTGTCAGTAATTCCACTGGTAAATGCAGCAAGTTAAACCAGCTAACTAACTTGCGATAATGTTGTTCTGCCAAAACTTCTGTGGGAGCCATCAGCGCTGCTTGGTAGCCAGATTGAATTGCTGCGAGGATAGCCAGTACAGCGACGACAGTTTTACCAGAACCGACATCGCCTTGCACCAGACGATTCATTGGCACAGGTTTCTGCAAATCATTGAGAATGTCGTTGAGGACTCGTTGCTGTGCGCCAGTGAGTTGAAAAGGCAGTATTTCATGGAATTTCTCTACAAGTTGACCTCGTGGAACGAGGATGGCGCTGGTTTGAATCGCCCTTGCTTGCTGCTGACGTTGCAATAACCCAAGTTGCAGATAGAAAAATTCATCAAATACTAGGCGACGACGGGCAACTTGTAGGGCGGCGCTATCGCTGGGAAAATGGATGTTAGCGATCGCATCTTTCAATTCCATCAAACCATACTTCTCTCGCAAACCACTTGGCAGAGGGTCTTTCAGGTGAGTTGCAGCGGGCAAAGCAGCAATTACCGCTTGTCGCACTGTATTCGCCACCACACCCTCAGTCAGTCCGTAAATTGGCACCACCCGCCCAATATTCAGCGACTCAATCGAATCTCCTGGATTTGCCAAAACCTCTAGTTCTGGATTATCCAGTGTCAAGCCGTATTTACTTTCTTTCACCAACCCACACGCCGCCAGAATACTACCTACTGGATAACGACGTTTTAAACTTTCTTGCCAAGCCCGACTGCTAAAGCGCGTACCTGCATAAAAACGACCAATTTTGATTTGACCGCTATTATCTTTTACGACCAGTTCTAAAATTGATAATTTCTGATTTTTAGGGCTAGTAAAGCAGTTGCAACGCTTCACAGTTGCCACTATTGTCACCGTCTCACCCGCCTGTAACTCGCGGATATTCACCTGACGTGCATAATCAATGTGGTCACGAGGATAGTAGAAAAGCAAGTCGCGGACAGTGTGTAAACCAAGCCGTGCCAAATTATCAGCTTTTTTGAAGCCTATTTCTGGTAAATCACTAAGTTTTTGCTCAATTTTCGGTGCAAGCCTCTTACTCACCTCAGGGATAATTTTAGATTTTGGATTTTGGATTTTGGATTGATAAATTCTCCCTTGTTCCTCTGCTGCTCTGCTCCCCTGCTCCCCCTGCTCCTCCTGCTGTAGTTGGGA from Nostoc sp. UHCC 0926 includes these protein-coding regions:
- a CDS encoding argininosuccinate synthase: MGRAKKVVLAYSGGVDTSVCIPYLKKEWGVEEVITLAADLGQGDELEPIREKALKSGASESLVADVKDSFVKDYAFGAIQANALYENRYPLGTALARPLIAKVLVETAEKYGADAIAHGCTGKGNDQVRFDVSVTALNPNLKILAPAREWGMSREETIAYGEKFGIPSPVKKSSPYSIDKNLLGRSIEAGLLEDPSFEPPEEIYEMTKAIAHTPNEPEYIEIGFHGGIPTTLNGIANKPVELIEQLNQVVGNHGIGRIDMIENRLVGIKSREIYESPAMLVLIQAHRDLESLTLTADVTHYKRGIEETYSQIVYNGLWYSPLKVALDAFIQKTQERVSGTVRVKLFKGNSTIVGRSSDNSLYTPDLATYGAEDQFDHKAAEGFIYVWGLPTRIWSQQVRG
- a CDS encoding PEP-CTERM sorting domain-containing protein — translated: MTDSIFKKLAAVTMGTALIFAVGKTMPVQAAQLTYHFSNTNKTLTGTFSFDQAAAADQQITIAEGLKIFATYNGQSYTEANDPLALVLTDSSGKIPQGQGLGLQFTPGTFEVYSGNFIDLNDVQIISYTSVPEPNFTLGLSVLGLGVLFAKKQLSSRSSSTKA
- a CDS encoding alkaline phosphatase — protein: MISFLGKYRRFLALTTAGFFCTILLMFGNSVFQPTMAAGNGINVIIMIGDGMGWNMARAAALAKGAPFYTSGKGSGLSFQNLTGYGLVTTYGTTIQGNTPAKPINQPHLTGNSGLDGSNPLTAASPVRPNFSFQPTPFNPGDRADGNSLSPGNLTGYETSKGGPVPWIPLTPATPGGYDKEYIKHSYPDSANTATTLYTGVKSYNNAMGVDIYEKRLKTILEIAKEKGKSTGLVTSVPVSHATPGAAASFVNRRSKYDSIYDPTKTNQDSILQQTLLNFQPNVLLGGGHPLDFSNTTNTGPIFNYTYITQDTYEYLKANPTSNRYGYNFLERGPNATKALLDTATKIDPNKGGKLFGLYGARGQDGNIPTSSSKGDYSTTGLSNFTLYSSVVKTVTPCPSGQIIPGTAGDCVPVIDAAGNPIAPNAPAPDTVRPLAAGETDASFIAREINENPTLADLSKAALKVLGKDKDGFWLMIEGGDIDWGAHDNNMDNLIGTMNDFDKAVQEVITWINNHGGWSKNLLLVTADHDHYLTLNNDFVSKLTPNPDPNQSKGLKYNAKDITFNKHNSKDAGHFWGSDPNYKYLWGSHSRRIVPVYYQGAYASVLTKYLGKEVKFKDSSNTTYSAPGVRGVLDQSHIFKAMKTALTSQ
- a CDS encoding cation diffusion facilitator family transporter gives rise to the protein MLWITLGLLVCFFVAEWNVGLWSKSLSLQADAGHMLSDITALLISLFASFLARQPAKSQATFGHQRIEVLAALLNGLGLLAIASFITWEAIGRWQHPTTILGLPMLGIAVLGLIVNLLNITLLHPHTHDDLNFRGALLHVIADTASSVGVIIAALAVHLWDWWWADIVISLVVATFTALSALPLVQESLKIFLEYAPESIDPDEVEICLKSFAGVDQVEKLHIWAISLNQVMLCADLTVKCTTAQERDRLLNKLQTHLQKTFNITEVTLQLTSCKYPSKIPIHPFFNQDIALMLSANQTHSS
- a CDS encoding glycosyltransferase family 2 protein, whose product is MLCVGETVFFSVVIPTYNRQPILEKCLRALEMQELSKPSAVSGYEIVLVDDGSTDSTLEWLAEHKKEFPHVRWFQQDHAGPAAARNLGVEQALGDTIIFIDSDLVVLDNFLQAHADALMQGQEKLRSDRFFTYGAVINTCNFENPTAEAYKVTDFSAAFFATGNVAIPKHWLEKAGLFDTSFQLYGWEDLELGVRLKKLGLTLIKCPEAVGYHWHPPFKLEQIPRLIDQEIQRGRMGVLFYQKHPTWEVRMMIQMTWLHRLLWGILSLNGALNERTMAPFLQWLINLGKPQLALEIARIFLNWYNVKGVYEAYAQMQQAS
- a CDS encoding KGGVGR-motif variant AAA ATPase; this translates as MNAPKSPKLLTWLDVKRTIGHKTNYGTKLPEGVVKIRCYSDALEIYILSEENRENAEDALKEWFKDWYQEELSVIYFTLGDATLSVEFFSGEEVYKTDVDVRPFWEEIVYLDRESEIETVIVKPVKLPEAYIEKPTLVAFYSFKGGVGRTLNLAAHLFALQDRAKEIDRSTTVLVIDADLEAPGFTYWNAFEKQQPAVSFIDFLEVYHYSPIEREQALSLFAREVKKSAKYEGKSTVYFLPACLEDEELLDTPILPEHLVRSPDGAWECGNAIHSLGKAVGADYVLIDLRAGLSEISSPIIFDPRIQRFLVTTINGQSVRGTTLVLEQIARVAPSEASVNDERYYDPSLIISMLTPELRLLPAVDDALVQLQSAYLQPEEDNLYATRLDIKETYFSQELLYINNWEDARLKLSPTSVMNVAKEWAKEELFITNDQELQSKSTKEHQGIVEVRRLRDLCQEYEYAEQGRGEDLLVTEPLKNLATNFRDELPHVVSIGAKGAGKTFNYIQLSRFKYWESFLNRIDNTIQESQIKTHIFPFLESSNIKDNAKIVINEARNEAISALEDTIPEFLPSEYVDRIKRAIAAENWSEPEWTEFWIGQIAKAIGVNPETHTHNILSIINRDLKDRGLRIIFLFDGLEDIFPNIASSNQEKIALKALIDDLPKRLSEIRQSNIGIIIFLRRDFLRYTITQNLKQFENLYLSYDLSWDQNSFLRLVFWICSQSQVIDASLAEISSLNEQNIIERLEKLWGKRLGSDNSKEAYTASWIFAALTDFNGRLQARDIVRLLYHAADITVERTKEVQFEKWSTSRILPPQAIRRALKSCSEKKVEEAKEEYPSFKTWVEEILPKYPPSERKIPFGKEQFEMDSPTVRMLEEMGVIYEDKEKDSEARFYMPEIFREGLGFSGTGARPRILVLKRKVLGKGIL